In Musa acuminata AAA Group cultivar baxijiao chromosome BXJ3-11, Cavendish_Baxijiao_AAA, whole genome shotgun sequence, one DNA window encodes the following:
- the LOC103970302 gene encoding protein unc-13 homolog isoform X3 translates to MESSLLLQRHRSDRRKLLEFLVSTNHLRAPALASLDLDTISADYVLECIQSGGDFDPSEASRRYREGLDYPIMITLSSGRFYFLLSRPELSGSPPVRIAPQVEMKTSTSHPSSSAGKLDNLIGKGTGKCQIENAADTSALNLPSQPAKDAKALSLGLPSITAGLSDDDIQQTAYEVLLASFVLSRREADLFQDEKNGKNFRASSEQATNDELGSVTEDCNYSLLEVVRVQLEISEAISALTKKGLRNFTLKMMHKQADVPRITLQLLSVVCSSDFPNERSYVRWQKRQANILEELLLRSISSISVTPAKLSNLISNLRNTEEWISTDRLAETLKALRNYASELSSMPGKFGIPHETLYWTESYHFNIKLYETLLSSVFDVLEDGQLLQEAEEILAFLRLTWPILGITEKIHDALFAWVLFVQFVQTGELKLLKLTVVELHKALSCEDDDMMGQYTSSLSCSVVASGGRRVLNLVDSVIFNINMWCCNQLEDYHLHFNQDNCSTFQDLLVLACLTGSSFPYECAEIKHVRPMAENLAASKLAHMFVEKSIGAAYRRVLNFLDAENLEKDHSLVMLANKFKAVAEKEYTLFSPVLCQQYPEAGIVAAVLLHQLYGKHLKPFLEVVSHLSESTIKVLAASNSLESYLTYILHSAYGEKKRSSTANYIHPYQIRSFCSPLIVHWVQTQQNNILEWTQRAINIEDWEPLSNRQRQAASIIEVFRIIEEIVDQFFNLNLPMDMIHLRSLLIGIRQSLESYLLHIINQQVDKSLLYPTPPALTRYEESANPFTKKKLVERLMLEDKTMNQLNDLTLPKLCVKLNTLHYLREQLDTLEDAIKHSWVLLQTDDGQIFDVAKDDLPTSSGTVEELFTIFDDIRRRSVCASDMIVDFVGRGKKMCMDGLELIL, encoded by the exons ATGGAATCCTCTCTACTTCTGCAGCGGCATCGAAGCGATCGCCGCAAGCTCCTTGAGTTCCTCGTCTCAACGAATCACCTACGGGCTCCGGCGCTAGCCTCCCTCGACTTGGATACGATTAGCGCCGACTATGTTCTTGAATGCATACAATCCG GTGGAGACTTTGATCCTTCCGAAGCTTCTAGGAGGTACCGGGAAGGGTTGGATTACCCGATCATG ATAACCTTGTCATCAGgaagattttattttcttctctcGAGACCAGAATTATCTGGATCTCCTCCTGTGCGAATTGCACCTCAGGTTGAGATGAAAACTTCTACTAGCCATCCTTCATCTTCAGCAGGGAAACTTGACAATTTAATTGGTAAAGGAACTGGGAAGTGTCAAATTGAGAATGCTGCTGATACATCTGCATTAAATTTACCTTCCCAACCAGCAAAAGATGCAAAAGCCCTCTCTTTAGGTTTACCCTCAATCACTGCAG GGTTGTCTGATGATGATATACAACAAACAGCGTACGAGGTGCTTCTTGCTTCATTTGTACTTTCTCG GAGAGAAGCAGACCTTTTCCAGGATGAGAAGAATGGGAAAAATTTTAGAGCTTCAAGTGAACAGGCTACTAACGATGAGCTTGGTTCAGTAACAGAAGATTGCAATTATTCCCTGCTGGAAGTAGTTCGTGTCCAATTGGAG ATCTCTGAAGCAATCAGCGCACTAACTAAGAAAGGGTTGAGGAACTTCACTTTGAAGATGATGCACAAACAAGCTGATGTCCCTCGGATAACTTTGCAGCTCTTAAGTGTCGTATGCAGTTCTGATTTTCCTAATGAAAGGTCATATGTGCGATGGCAGAAGAGACAG GCAAATATCCTAGAAGAACTTCTCCTGCGTTCTATTAGCTCCATATCTGTTACACCTGCAAAACTGAGCAACCTTATCTCAAACCTTAGAAACACTGAG GAGTGGATTTCTACAGACAGGCTTGCTGAGACTTTAAAAGCTCTCAGAAATTATGCTTCTGAATTGTCAAGCATGCCTGGAAAGTTTGGGATTCCACATGAAACCTTATATTGGACAGAAAGTTATCATTTTAACATCAAATTGTATGAGACGTTACTCTCTAGTGTTTTTGATGTTCTTGAAGATGGTCAGCTTTTACAG GAAGCCGAAGAAATTCTAGCATTTCTCAGGTTGACGTGGCCCATATTAGGCATTACTGAAAAGATCCATGATGCGTTATTTGCTTGGGTGCTTTTCGTACAG TTTGTTCAGACGGGTGAGTTAAAACTTCTGAAACTCACAGTTGTCGAGTTACACAAAGCACTATCATGTGAAGACGATGACATGATGGGACAGTATACAAGCAGTCTCAGTTGTTCAGTTGTAGCATCTGGTGGTAGAAGGGTTTTGAACTTGGTCGATTCTGTTATCTTTAATATCAATATGTGGTGTTGTAATCAACTAGAGGACTATCATCTGCATTTTAATCAG GATAATTGTTCTACTTTTCAAGATTTGCTGGTATTGGCATGTCTTACCGGATCAAGTTTTCCTTACGAATGTGCAGAAATCAAG CACGTCAGGCCTATGGCTGAAAACCTTGCTGCATCAAAGTTGGCCCATATGTTTGTTGAGAAGTCAATTGGAGCTGCATATAGACGG GTCCTCAACTTTTTGGATGCAGAAAATTTGGAAAAGGATCATTCTCTTGTCATGCTAGCAAACAAGTTTAAGGCAGTTGCTGAGAAAGAGTACACTCTATTTAGTCCTGTTTTATGCCAGCAATATCCTGAAGCTGGGATAGTTGCTGCTGTTCTTCTGCACCAGTTATATGGGAAACACCTG AAGCCATTCCTGGAAGTGGTCTCACATCTTTCAGAAAGCACCATCAAAGTGCTTGCAGCATCAAATAGTTTGGAGTCTTATCTGACTTATATACTGCATTCTGCATATGGAGAAAAAAAGAGATCTTCAACAGCCAACTATATACATCCTTATCAG ATTAGATCTTTCTGTTCTCCACTTATTGTTCACTGGGTGCAAACTCAACAAAATAACATCTTGGAATGGACACAACGTGCCATTAACATAGAG GATTGGGAGCCTTTATCAAATCGACAAAGACAAGCTGCATCAATAATTGAAGTTTTTCGAATAATTGAGGAG ATTGTTGATCAGTTTTTTAACTTGAACCTTCCAATGGATATGATCCATTTGCGATCCTTGCTCATCGGAATAAGGCAGAGTCTTGAATCTTATCTGCTGCACATAATCAATCAGCAAG TTGATAAGAGTCTGTTATACCCTACTCCCCCAGCCTTGACGCGCTATGAGGAATCCGCGAATCCCTTCACAAAGAAAAAACTGGTGGAACGTTTGATGTTGGAGGACAAAACAATGAATCAACTTAATGATTTGACATTGCCAAAGCTATGTGTTAAACTCAACACTCTCCAT TATTTAAGGGAACAACTTGACACATTAGAAGATGCTATAAAACATTCTTGGGTCCTCCTACAGACAG ATGATGGTCAAATATTTGACGTTGCTAAAGATGATCTACCTACATCTAGTGGCACTGTTGAAGAATTGTTTACAATTTTTGATGATATTAGAAGACGTTCAGTATGTGCAAGTGATATGATTGTGGATTTCGTTG GAAGGGGTAAAAAAATGTGCATGGATGGACTTGAACTAATTCTATGA